Proteins encoded by one window of Candidatus Angelobacter sp.:
- a CDS encoding restriction endonuclease produces the protein MELQRAESFVSRVEFRALALPQIADCLNLLEQAVQISGNLFKPLGRARADGKAYRKAEGFKLTQTSQSLPQQPEPEDRGYRKSYRETKNADGSHSRQPMSVWDLLLPLLQPPPFDLTTQEQVFLPAELLPHQPEGVRFLASREAALLGDGVQTGKTIQTVVAMKLLFQTGKIDSALVVCPIPLLIHWQKQLEKWSPELWRGLTVVRSTSKDERRTMWRMPAHVYATNYETIVSDFEDIVAIRGEKGFGLIVADEIQRIKNAGTATAQKLKQVVGHAPKPGFLRTADDNLTKTSTCKYRWGLSATPIENSVEDLVSIFEFLKPGLLRREFESEETAKRKIQPYFLRRRTADVVKHFKEPRHQSVVVEMEGRQLEAYEQAFRESVAELKQLGERVTLTHALAKLQALKQLCNVHLPSGESAKLEWLSDQLEQIKANADKVLLFTQYIDSGRDFLAERLGRFGCVNYGRATTDGQRRACIESFSNDASKAVFVANPKVAGVGLPDLKVANYVIHFDHWWNPAVEDQANGRILGIGQKKDAFIVHLWVENSIEGRIQAILSRKRDLFGRVIDSQSNLDGTGLTEDELFELFGLQAPPKKQDSARPSVGETQAAQANRGVPASVQAEQRIAYAATVTPQQLSATDFEDLVERLYTGMGYSARRTKQTRDGGVDVIAIRDHPTGRDKLAIQCKRQEDPVGRPELQKLLGVITADPSFSAGVMVTASTFSADARHFAEMNARIKLVDKSTLARLLVQSRVPVKK, from the coding sequence ATGGAGCTTCAACGCGCAGAGAGTTTTGTGTCGCGCGTTGAGTTCAGGGCGCTCGCTCTCCCGCAAATCGCTGACTGTCTGAATTTACTCGAACAAGCAGTTCAAATCTCCGGGAATCTTTTCAAGCCGCTTGGCAGGGCGCGAGCCGATGGCAAAGCTTACCGCAAAGCCGAAGGATTCAAATTGACGCAAACATCACAGTCGTTGCCTCAACAACCCGAACCAGAGGATCGCGGCTATCGAAAAAGTTATCGCGAAACGAAAAATGCTGATGGAAGCCACAGCAGACAGCCGATGAGCGTTTGGGATTTACTGCTGCCCCTGCTTCAACCGCCACCGTTTGACCTCACAACACAAGAGCAAGTTTTTCTGCCAGCAGAATTGCTTCCGCACCAGCCGGAGGGCGTCCGTTTTCTGGCGTCACGCGAAGCCGCGCTGTTGGGTGACGGCGTCCAGACTGGTAAAACAATTCAGACCGTCGTGGCGATGAAACTTCTTTTCCAAACGGGCAAGATTGATTCTGCACTCGTCGTCTGCCCAATTCCGTTGCTCATACATTGGCAGAAGCAACTCGAAAAATGGTCGCCGGAGTTGTGGCGGGGCCTGACGGTTGTTCGCAGCACAAGCAAAGACGAGCGCCGGACCATGTGGCGGATGCCAGCGCACGTGTACGCGACTAACTACGAAACCATTGTCAGTGATTTCGAGGACATCGTAGCCATACGGGGAGAAAAAGGATTCGGCCTGATCGTCGCGGATGAAATCCAGCGCATCAAAAACGCGGGAACGGCGACCGCACAAAAGCTCAAACAAGTTGTCGGACACGCTCCCAAGCCGGGCTTTCTGCGAACGGCAGACGACAACCTGACGAAGACTTCAACGTGCAAATACCGCTGGGGACTGTCGGCGACACCGATTGAAAACTCCGTCGAGGACTTGGTTTCAATTTTTGAATTTCTGAAACCGGGGTTGCTCCGTAGGGAATTTGAGAGCGAAGAAACAGCCAAGCGGAAAATCCAACCCTACTTCCTGCGGCGGCGAACCGCGGATGTTGTCAAGCATTTCAAAGAACCACGTCATCAGTCGGTTGTTGTCGAGATGGAAGGCCGCCAGCTTGAAGCTTACGAGCAAGCGTTTCGCGAGTCCGTTGCTGAATTAAAACAGCTCGGCGAGCGCGTCACGCTCACGCATGCGCTGGCAAAGCTTCAAGCTCTCAAGCAACTTTGCAATGTCCACCTCCCAAGTGGCGAAAGCGCCAAGCTGGAATGGTTGTCAGACCAACTGGAACAAATAAAAGCCAATGCTGACAAGGTGCTGTTATTTACCCAATATATTGACAGTGGTCGTGATTTCCTCGCGGAACGGCTTGGCAGATTCGGTTGTGTCAACTACGGGCGTGCAACAACGGACGGCCAGCGACGTGCGTGCATCGAGTCGTTCTCGAATGACGCCAGCAAGGCAGTCTTTGTCGCCAACCCCAAAGTCGCTGGAGTCGGTCTGCCCGATCTTAAAGTGGCGAACTACGTGATTCATTTCGATCACTGGTGGAATCCCGCAGTCGAAGATCAAGCAAACGGACGGATTCTCGGCATTGGGCAAAAGAAGGACGCTTTCATAGTCCACTTGTGGGTTGAGAACAGCATCGAAGGCCGAATCCAAGCCATCCTGTCTCGCAAGCGCGACCTGTTTGGCAGAGTGATTGATTCGCAATCTAATCTGGACGGCACCGGATTGACAGAGGATGAGTTGTTTGAATTGTTTGGGCTTCAAGCGCCCCCGAAAAAGCAAGACTCGGCGAGACCTTCAGTTGGCGAGACTCAAGCGGCTCAGGCGAATCGCGGCGTTCCCGCCAGCGTTCAGGCCGAACAACGAATCGCGTATGCGGCCACAGTCACGCCGCAACAACTTTCAGCAACAGATTTTGAGGATTTAGTGGAGCGTCTCTACACCGGGATGGGTTACTCCGCCCGTCGCACAAAACAGACGAGAGATGGAGGCGTGGATGTTATCGCAATCCGAGATCATCCAACGGGACGAGACAAGCTCGCCATCCAATGCAAGCGACAAGAAGACCCCGTTGGCAGGCCAGAACTGCAAAAGCTCCTGGGTGTGATTACCGCTGACCCTTCTTTTTCCGCTGGCGTCATGGTTACGGCTTCCACTTTTTCAGCAGACGCGCGTCACTTTGCTGAGATGAACGCCCGAATAAAACTGGTGGACAAAAGCACGCTCGCACGACTACTTGTGCAAAGCCGAGTCCCGGTGAAGAAATAG
- a CDS encoding RtcB family protein, producing MRVCETIVSGKRGYFRLLTPALSSFGEERENYFAGRFTQGDTAFALGYYLSLRWSFDLMNTKDFLRLGVPLGPATRRATDFISRFILGGGDKTQLEQEVKAIVTDPSAFVDDPLREEFTRALLSAPPRMRMFSPQQPSSGLRPPSPAPTSEGARAEPVKYRQWGEGLDHEAVMQMEKACLLPVSVAGALMPDAHVGYGLPIGGVLATENAVIPYAVGVDIACRMKMTVLDIPLRDLERKQDRLTRAIEAETRFGVGASFKNRREHEVMDADWSVSSITKQNKDRAWSQLGTSGSGNHFVEFGLFTLHSDLTHPLIPSFSPSGGEGVRRTVEGATQHLPAGTYVALLSHSGSHGTGAAVCDHYSKIAFSQFSDLPKELKRLAWLSLDSGEGQEYWNAMELMGRYAAANHACIHRHIAENLGAQVLLDLENHHNFAWKERYVIDGVEREVIVHRKGATPAGRDVLGIIPGSMASPGFVVSGKGNSDSLNSASHGAGRAMSRKAANEKFNWKDVNRFLRERGVTLISVGLDEVPMAYKNIREVMAAQNDLVTVLGEFMPRLVKMAPGGERPED from the coding sequence GTGAGAGTATGTGAAACGATTGTTTCCGGCAAGCGCGGCTATTTTCGACTCCTCACCCCGGCCCTCTCCTCGTTTGGCGAGGAGAGGGAGAATTATTTTGCGGGACGATTTACCCAGGGTGACACTGCGTTTGCCCTGGGCTATTATCTTTCGCTCCGATGGAGCTTTGATTTGATGAACACCAAAGATTTTCTCCGTCTTGGCGTGCCCTTGGGACCGGCGACCCGCCGCGCGACGGATTTTATTTCCAGATTCATCCTCGGCGGCGGCGACAAAACGCAGTTGGAGCAGGAAGTGAAGGCGATTGTCACCGATCCGTCGGCGTTTGTGGACGATCCGTTGCGCGAGGAATTCACCAGGGCATTGCTCAGTGCGCCGCCGCGCATGAGAATGTTTTCTCCCCAACAACCCTCATCCGGCCTGCGGCCACCTTCTCCCGCTCCCACGAGCGAAGGAGCTCGCGCCGAGCCGGTGAAATATCGGCAGTGGGGCGAAGGTCTGGATCACGAGGCCGTGATGCAGATGGAGAAGGCGTGTCTGTTGCCCGTGTCGGTGGCGGGCGCGTTGATGCCGGACGCGCACGTCGGTTACGGCCTGCCCATCGGCGGCGTGCTGGCCACGGAGAACGCGGTGATTCCCTACGCCGTCGGCGTGGACATCGCCTGCCGCATGAAGATGACGGTTTTGGACATCCCGTTACGCGACCTGGAGCGAAAACAGGACCGGCTCACGCGCGCCATCGAGGCCGAGACACGCTTCGGTGTCGGGGCGTCATTCAAGAATCGCCGCGAGCACGAGGTGATGGACGCGGATTGGTCGGTCAGCTCGATCACGAAACAGAACAAGGACCGCGCGTGGTCGCAACTGGGCACGAGCGGGAGCGGAAATCATTTCGTGGAGTTCGGTTTGTTCACTTTGCACAGCGATCTCACGCACCCCCTCATCCCATCCTTCTCTCCCAGTGGGGGAGAAGGTGTCCGAAGGACGGTTGAGGGGGCGACGCAGCATTTGCCGGCGGGAACTTACGTGGCGTTGCTGTCGCACAGCGGCAGTCACGGCACGGGCGCGGCGGTGTGCGATCATTACAGCAAGATTGCGTTCAGCCAGTTTTCCGACCTGCCAAAGGAGTTGAAACGGCTGGCATGGCTGTCGCTCGATTCTGGGGAAGGACAGGAATACTGGAACGCGATGGAGTTGATGGGCCGATACGCGGCCGCGAACCACGCGTGCATCCATCGTCACATCGCGGAAAACCTCGGCGCGCAGGTATTGCTTGATCTGGAGAACCATCATAACTTTGCCTGGAAGGAACGGTACGTCATCGATGGCGTGGAACGCGAGGTCATCGTGCATCGCAAAGGGGCGACGCCCGCGGGGCGGGATGTGCTGGGCATCATTCCCGGCTCGATGGCATCGCCGGGCTTCGTTGTGAGCGGGAAGGGTAATTCGGATTCATTGAACTCTGCGTCGCACGGCGCGGGTCGCGCGATGAGCCGCAAGGCCGCGAATGAGAAATTCAACTGGAAGGACGTGAACCGTTTTCTCCGCGAGCGCGGCGTGACGCTCATCAGCGTCGGTCTTGACGAAGTGCCGATGGCCTATAAGAACATCCGCGAAGTGATGGCGGCGCAAAACGATCTGGTGACAGTGCTCGGCGAGTTCATGCCCAGACTGGTGAAGATGGCGCCGGGCGGCGAGCGGCCGGAGGATTGA
- a CDS encoding Gfo/Idh/MocA family oxidoreductase: MKTINRRTFLKSTAVTAAAFSLPACSWARVPGANDEIRVAVVGFGGRGKDHISELRGLANKNVRIVALCDVDKRILGTQIEQFGKRNEQVAGFTDIRKLLELKDLDAISVATPNHWHSLATIWAIQAGKDVYVEKPVCHNVWEGAKMVEAARKHKKIVQAGTQSRSSQAIKEAIEWVRAGNLGKINIARGLCYKPRTSIGKVSAPQPPPPEVDYDLWSGPAPMAPIRRKRFHYDWHWFWNYGNGDMGNQGIHQMDIARWFLGESELSPRVWSVGGRLGYDDDGETANTQIVFHDYSAAPLIFEVRGLPKDKSHQTDKGWNSGDMDRFPSDEKGKGGSVCVIVHCEGGYVFVPDYTSATAFDKEGKEVKHWKGSSSHFENFIGAMRSRKVSDLNADIEDGYISSALCHTGNISYQLGKHASPGEILEKIKADRDATSTFERMQHHLEANGVDLARTPVALGEFLKMDPRQRTFPGNHEANKLLTREYRKPFVVPEKV, encoded by the coding sequence ATGAAAACGATCAATCGCAGAACGTTCCTGAAAAGCACAGCCGTCACCGCCGCCGCGTTCAGCCTGCCCGCCTGCTCATGGGCGCGCGTGCCCGGCGCCAACGACGAAATCCGCGTGGCCGTCGTCGGCTTCGGCGGGCGCGGCAAAGACCATATCTCCGAATTGCGGGGGCTGGCGAACAAGAACGTCCGCATCGTCGCGCTTTGCGACGTTGATAAAAGGATCCTTGGCACACAAATCGAGCAGTTCGGCAAGCGCAACGAACAGGTGGCGGGGTTCACGGACATTCGAAAGCTGCTTGAATTGAAAGATCTCGATGCCATCAGCGTCGCCACGCCCAACCACTGGCATTCGCTCGCCACCATCTGGGCGATCCAGGCCGGGAAGGACGTGTACGTGGAAAAACCGGTCTGCCACAACGTCTGGGAAGGCGCCAAGATGGTCGAAGCGGCGCGCAAACACAAAAAAATCGTGCAGGCCGGCACCCAGAGCCGTTCCAGCCAGGCCATCAAGGAAGCGATCGAATGGGTCCGCGCGGGCAACCTCGGCAAGATCAACATCGCCCGGGGACTTTGCTACAAACCGCGAACGAGCATCGGCAAGGTCAGCGCGCCGCAACCGCCGCCGCCGGAGGTGGATTACGATTTGTGGTCCGGCCCCGCCCCGATGGCTCCCATCCGCCGGAAGCGTTTCCACTACGACTGGCATTGGTTCTGGAATTACGGCAACGGCGACATGGGCAACCAGGGCATCCACCAGATGGACATCGCGCGCTGGTTCCTCGGCGAGAGTGAACTGTCACCGCGCGTCTGGAGCGTCGGCGGCCGGCTTGGTTACGACGACGACGGTGAGACGGCCAATACCCAGATCGTTTTCCACGATTATTCTGCGGCACCGCTCATTTTTGAAGTGCGCGGTCTGCCCAAAGACAAATCGCATCAGACGGACAAAGGCTGGAACAGCGGCGACATGGACCGGTTTCCGTCCGACGAAAAGGGCAAGGGTGGCAGTGTCTGCGTGATCGTCCATTGCGAAGGCGGGTATGTGTTCGTCCCGGACTACACCAGCGCGACCGCCTTCGACAAGGAGGGCAAGGAGGTCAAGCACTGGAAAGGATCGTCGAGCCACTTTGAGAATTTTATCGGCGCCATGCGGAGCCGGAAAGTCAGCGACCTGAACGCCGACATCGAGGACGGTTACATTTCCAGCGCGCTGTGCCACACCGGCAACATTTCGTACCAGCTCGGCAAACACGCGTCGCCGGGCGAGATCCTCGAAAAGATCAAGGCGGACAGGGACGCGACGAGCACCTTCGAGCGCATGCAGCACCATCTGGAGGCGAACGGTGTGGATCTGGCCCGGACGCCGGTCGCGCTCGGCGAGTTTTTGAAGATGGACCCGCGCCAGCGGACATTCCCCGGCAACCACGAAGCGAACAAGCTGTTGACGCGCGAGTACCGGAAGCCGTTCGTGGTGCCGGAAAAGGTTTGA